One Deltaproteobacteria bacterium genomic region harbors:
- the accC gene encoding acetyl-CoA carboxylase biotin carboxylase subunit, whose product MASFKRVMVANRGEIAVRVMRTLREMGISPCAVYSEADREALHVRTADAATLIGPPPSRESYLVIEKIIAAAKAMRADAIHPGYGFLSENPKFVKACEAAGIVFIGPPASAMDAMGEKTRARGNMMKAGVPVVPGSEGPIADEGEAHAFAKKIGYPVMLKAAAGGGGKGMRKCERDEDFLNFWRAAQREATSAFGDGRVYIEKFLEKPRHVELQVFADTFGTTIHLGERECSVQRRHQKVIEETPSPILDPQMRAAMGEVACTAARAVGYVGAGTVEFLVDAHKKFYFLEMNTRLQVEHPVTEWVTGQDLVRWQVHVAQGGKLPFDKPLLQRGHAIEARIYAEDPAQNFMPSPGLLRSIRVPSGPGIRDDSGVYPGYTVPMFYDPMISKLSVWANTREEAIAKLKRALGEYVVKGITTNIRYLKRILEHKEFVSGDYDTGFLERAKADLLRPPDASLAPVALMAAALHAHERDKKLAQEQVFSRGSADSRWKQQGRASALRRPLS is encoded by the coding sequence ATGGCCAGCTTCAAGCGGGTGATGGTCGCCAACCGGGGAGAGATCGCCGTGCGCGTGATGCGCACGCTGCGCGAGATGGGGATCTCCCCGTGCGCCGTCTACTCCGAGGCCGACCGCGAGGCGCTCCACGTGCGCACCGCCGACGCCGCCACCCTCATCGGCCCGCCGCCCTCGCGCGAGAGCTACCTGGTGATCGAGAAGATCATCGCCGCGGCCAAGGCCATGCGCGCCGACGCCATCCACCCCGGCTACGGCTTCCTCTCCGAGAACCCCAAGTTCGTGAAGGCCTGCGAGGCCGCGGGCATCGTCTTCATCGGCCCGCCCGCGAGCGCCATGGACGCCATGGGCGAGAAAACGCGCGCCCGCGGCAACATGATGAAGGCCGGCGTGCCCGTGGTGCCCGGCAGCGAGGGCCCCATCGCCGACGAGGGCGAGGCCCACGCCTTCGCCAAGAAGATCGGCTACCCGGTGATGCTCAAGGCGGCGGCAGGCGGCGGCGGCAAGGGCATGCGCAAGTGCGAGCGCGACGAGGACTTCCTCAACTTCTGGCGCGCGGCACAGCGCGAGGCCACCAGCGCCTTCGGCGACGGCCGCGTGTACATCGAGAAGTTCCTGGAGAAGCCGCGCCACGTGGAGCTGCAGGTCTTCGCCGACACGTTCGGGACCACGATCCACCTCGGCGAGCGCGAGTGCAGCGTGCAGCGCCGGCACCAGAAGGTGATCGAGGAGACGCCGAGCCCCATCCTGGATCCGCAGATGCGCGCCGCCATGGGCGAGGTCGCCTGCACGGCCGCGCGCGCGGTGGGCTACGTGGGCGCGGGCACCGTGGAGTTCCTCGTCGACGCGCACAAGAAGTTCTACTTCCTGGAGATGAACACGCGCTTGCAGGTCGAGCACCCGGTGACGGAGTGGGTGACCGGGCAGGATCTCGTCCGCTGGCAGGTGCACGTCGCCCAGGGCGGCAAGCTCCCCTTCGACAAGCCGCTCCTGCAGCGCGGCCACGCCATCGAGGCCCGCATCTACGCCGAGGACCCGGCCCAGAACTTCATGCCCAGCCCCGGCCTGCTGCGCTCGATCCGCGTCCCGAGCGGCCCCGGCATCCGCGACGACTCGGGCGTGTACCCGGGCTACACCGTGCCCATGTTCTACGACCCGATGATCAGCAAGCTCAGCGTCTGGGCGAACACGCGCGAGGAGGCCATCGCCAAGCTCAAGCGCGCGCTCGGCGAGTACGTGGTCAAGGGCATCACCACCAACATCCGCTACCTGAAGCGCATCCTGGAGCACAAAGAGTTCGTCTCCGGCGACTACGACACCGGCTTCCTCGAGCGCGCCAAGGCGGATCTGCTGCGTCCGCCCGATGCGTCGCTCGCGCCCGTGGCCCTCATGGCCGCCGCGCTGCACGCGCACGAGCGCGACAAGAAGCTCGCGCAGGAGCAGGTCTTCTCGCGCGGCAGCGCCGACTCGCGGTGGAAGCAGCAGGGCCGCGCCAGCGCGCTCCGCCGCCCGCTCTCCTGA
- a CDS encoding acetyl-CoA carboxylase biotin carboxyl carrier protein subunit — protein sequence MRYFATITGEKNPKAIDVEPLPGGRYAVTLDGTRHELDVIHPEPGVVSLFIDGESYAIDIEDAQDNVLVQVRDEIFNVDVADERKLRMRQANRAATAEGKQLVKAPMPGKVVKILVKIGDEVAQGAGLVVVEAMKMENELKSPKAGKVTELLVKEGQAVEGGAPLATVE from the coding sequence ATGCGCTACTTCGCGACCATCACTGGCGAGAAGAACCCCAAGGCCATCGACGTGGAGCCCCTGCCCGGCGGCCGCTACGCGGTCACGCTCGACGGCACCCGCCACGAGCTCGACGTCATCCACCCCGAGCCGGGCGTGGTCTCGCTCTTCATCGACGGCGAGAGCTACGCCATCGACATCGAGGACGCGCAGGACAACGTCCTCGTGCAGGTGCGCGACGAGATCTTCAACGTCGACGTGGCCGACGAGCGCAAGCTGCGCATGCGCCAGGCCAACCGCGCCGCCACCGCCGAGGGCAAGCAGCTGGTGAAGGCGCCCATGCCCGGCAAGGTCGTTAAGATTTTGGTTAAGATCGGCGACGAGGTGGCGCAGGGGGCAGGGCTGGTGGTCGTCGAGGCCATGAAGATGGAGAACGAGCTCAAGAGCCCCAAGGCCGGGAAAGTGACCGAGCTGCTGGTTAAGGAAGGGCAGGCAGTCGAGGGCGGCGCGCCGCTGGCCACCGTCGAGTAA
- a CDS encoding folate-binding protein YgfZ, translating to MTELPLHALHQAEGAAFAERNGREVLVTQGASADAFWALKRTAALQDRTGRGLLKLTGPDREEFLHGQTTNDVEGLAVGHGNGAALLTARGKMLGEVRVLKRAEDLLVETELGFAGAVKQALERNCISEEVEFADLTADYGQLGLYGPEAHAILTAALDAPAPGVTEHEHQTIVLAGAEVIAIGAWGPGAPGYDLLVPVAALEHVWKALRAAGQAKNLVVLGEEAYELARVEAGLPRYGVDMTEETNPLEANLERDISYKKGCYVGQEVIAKATFRGHVNKKLARLSFAAELPAPGVELQLDGRVVGKVTSAAQLPDGRKLGLGYVKRDLAKAGVALTVAGGGVAETLGLAQPVELQRP from the coding sequence ATGACCGAACTCCCGCTCCACGCGTTGCACCAGGCCGAGGGCGCCGCTTTCGCCGAGCGCAACGGCCGCGAAGTGCTCGTCACCCAGGGCGCGTCCGCGGATGCCTTCTGGGCCCTCAAGCGCACGGCTGCCTTGCAGGACCGAACCGGTCGCGGGCTGCTCAAGCTCACCGGACCGGATCGCGAAGAGTTCTTGCACGGCCAGACGACGAACGACGTCGAGGGCCTCGCGGTCGGCCACGGCAACGGCGCCGCGCTGCTCACCGCCAGGGGCAAGATGCTGGGCGAGGTGCGGGTGCTCAAGCGCGCCGAAGATCTCCTCGTCGAGACCGAGCTCGGCTTCGCGGGCGCGGTGAAGCAAGCGCTGGAGCGCAACTGCATCTCGGAAGAGGTCGAGTTCGCGGATCTCACCGCCGACTACGGGCAGCTCGGGCTCTACGGTCCCGAGGCGCACGCCATCCTCACCGCCGCCCTCGACGCGCCAGCCCCCGGCGTGACCGAGCACGAGCACCAGACCATCGTCCTCGCGGGTGCCGAGGTGATCGCCATTGGCGCCTGGGGCCCGGGGGCCCCCGGCTACGATCTGCTGGTGCCCGTGGCCGCGCTCGAGCACGTGTGGAAGGCGCTGCGGGCCGCGGGCCAGGCGAAGAACCTGGTGGTCCTCGGCGAGGAGGCCTACGAGCTCGCGCGCGTGGAGGCCGGCCTGCCCCGCTACGGCGTGGACATGACCGAGGAGACCAATCCCCTCGAGGCCAACCTCGAGCGCGACATCTCCTACAAGAAGGGCTGCTACGTCGGTCAGGAGGTCATCGCCAAGGCCACCTTCCGCGGGCACGTGAACAAGAAGCTGGCCCGGCTCTCGTTCGCGGCCGAGCTGCCCGCGCCCGGCGTGGAGCTGCAGCTCGACGGCCGCGTCGTCGGGAAGGTCACCAGCGCCGCGCAGCTGCCCGACGGTCGCAAGCTCGGCCTCGGCTACGTGAAGCGCGACCTGGCCAAGGCCGGCGTGGCCCTGACGGTCGCGGGCGGCGGCGTGGCCGAGACGCTGGGCCTGGCTCAGCCCGTCGAGCTCCAGCGGCCATGA
- a CDS encoding WYL domain-containing protein translates to MRERFVAFDVETTGLSPEGCRLTEIAGVAFRIDGTVEARFEELCSPGHPIPSEVTEITGITDAMVAHAAPASEVIERFLEFVDGAVLVAHNALFDGSFVAAELERGRNKLPELQMIDTLDWARSVLRLRDFRLTTVARYFHLRPKGAHRAALDANTAMGVFLALSQRARATDWRTLAKAASPFPLSMCAVGAVQLPRTLSSLPELIELGHRVNIEYDGGTQGELPRPVTPKGLTRIGPASYLIAYCHRDKREKQFRLDRIRSLRPVGQLPKRAAHAPEVAVAASRTLTKALTKSRR, encoded by the coding sequence GTGAGGGAGCGTTTCGTTGCGTTCGACGTCGAGACCACGGGGCTCTCCCCCGAGGGTTGTCGGCTCACGGAGATCGCGGGGGTGGCGTTCCGGATCGACGGGACCGTGGAGGCGCGCTTCGAGGAACTCTGCTCGCCCGGCCACCCCATTCCCTCCGAGGTCACCGAGATCACCGGCATCACCGACGCCATGGTCGCGCACGCCGCGCCGGCCAGTGAGGTCATCGAGCGCTTCCTGGAGTTCGTGGACGGCGCCGTGCTGGTGGCCCACAACGCGCTCTTCGACGGCAGCTTCGTGGCCGCCGAGCTCGAGCGCGGGCGCAACAAGCTGCCCGAGCTGCAGATGATCGACACGCTGGATTGGGCGCGCTCGGTGCTGCGGCTGCGCGACTTCCGGCTGACGACGGTCGCGCGCTACTTCCACCTGCGGCCCAAGGGCGCGCACCGGGCCGCGCTCGACGCCAATACGGCCATGGGCGTGTTCCTGGCGCTCTCGCAGCGGGCGCGCGCGACCGACTGGCGCACGCTGGCCAAGGCCGCGTCGCCGTTCCCGCTCTCGATGTGCGCGGTGGGCGCAGTGCAGCTCCCGCGCACGCTCAGCAGCCTGCCCGAGCTCATCGAGCTGGGGCACCGCGTGAACATCGAGTACGACGGCGGCACCCAGGGCGAGCTGCCGCGCCCGGTGACGCCCAAGGGGCTCACGCGCATCGGCCCGGCGAGCTACCTCATCGCCTATTGCCACCGCGACAAGCGGGAGAAGCAGTTCCGGCTCGATCGCATCCGCTCGCTGCGCCCGGTGGGCCAGCTCCCCAAGCGCGCCGCACACGCACCCGAGGTGGCCGTGGCTGCGTCGCGAACGTTAACCAAAGCGTTAACTAAATCGCGTCGCTGA
- a CDS encoding M1 family metallopeptidase, with protein MNRASIALLLAVSACATRAPAPTADVENAPKPSLRLSQNVKPKSAVLALRLDPKKDTTSGTATYALELARAESIVWINATDLTVTSATLGGQPAKVVPGDEDYVGIAPSSPIGPGAVTLQLDFTGKVDKERSRGVYRGDEGQDAYLFTFFEAIDARRAFPCFDEPGFKIPWTLALRVPKDDVALANSPSTGEHDEGDGTKTVQFAASKPMPSYLVAFGVGPFELLDGGTAGHFKTPFRVAVPRGRSGEAKYALQATPRVIGILEDYFGMPYPYEKLDVLVVPRYWGTMEHPGLVAVGQTLALIKPEDLTVARQQFYVNIGGHELGHYWFGDYVTMGWWDDTWLNEALGEWLDAKLTSTFDPSWNFMTDRLVETEGARDKDGLASAKSIQQPVDTKVAIESAFDGELTYMKGSSVLRMFEEWVGEDRWRAFIRSYLAAHAWGNATAGDFLSKMSESLSPRVADAFKTFLAQPGIPVVHAEVHCEVSPKLVLDQTRDKPLGQNVPDALWKIPVCWRTEAGRNCTLLESAHAEVPLASCPAWLVPNAGALGYYRSALPAAAAQKLLPHLDPAERAQLADDTVAQVRAGRLGLADALALVTPLAATGERHAISASLDILGELNPTELDDAHYARYAAFVEKTYAPRARALGWTPRAGESTDDALLRPMIVGLAAAVGEDPQLVSEAQKLADGWIRTRSGVNDDLVDVLLRVAARHGDAALFARILSTLQKPELERRDRSRLFMALGSFKQAALAQRALAQIPAFDLRESLSAGWAVATTRETRELAWTALQQGFDTWRPRMRDDEVQGLIALGGMACNAARRTQADGFFRERVKKIDGGPMTLENMLDAMDVCIANRARNEAAVRAFLAP; from the coding sequence TTGAACCGAGCGTCGATCGCCTTGCTGCTGGCCGTCTCGGCGTGCGCCACCCGCGCGCCCGCGCCCACCGCCGACGTCGAGAACGCGCCGAAGCCCAGCTTGCGGCTCTCGCAGAACGTGAAGCCGAAGTCGGCCGTGCTCGCGCTGCGGCTCGATCCCAAGAAGGACACCACGTCGGGAACGGCGACCTACGCGCTCGAGCTCGCGCGCGCGGAGTCGATCGTTTGGATCAACGCCACCGATCTCACGGTCACCAGCGCCACGCTCGGCGGCCAGCCCGCGAAGGTCGTGCCCGGTGACGAGGACTACGTCGGGATCGCGCCGAGCAGCCCAATCGGCCCCGGCGCGGTGACGCTGCAGCTCGACTTCACCGGCAAGGTGGACAAGGAGCGCAGCCGCGGCGTCTACCGCGGCGACGAAGGCCAGGACGCGTACCTGTTCACCTTCTTCGAAGCCATCGACGCGCGGCGTGCGTTCCCATGCTTCGATGAGCCTGGCTTCAAGATCCCCTGGACGCTCGCGCTGCGCGTGCCGAAGGACGACGTGGCGCTCGCGAACTCGCCGTCGACCGGCGAGCACGACGAGGGCGATGGAACGAAGACCGTGCAGTTCGCGGCGTCGAAGCCGATGCCGAGCTACCTCGTGGCCTTCGGCGTGGGGCCGTTCGAGCTGCTCGACGGCGGAACCGCCGGTCACTTCAAGACGCCGTTCCGCGTGGCCGTGCCGCGCGGGCGCTCGGGCGAGGCGAAGTACGCGCTCCAGGCCACGCCCAGGGTCATCGGCATTCTCGAGGACTACTTCGGGATGCCGTACCCGTACGAGAAGCTCGATGTGCTCGTGGTGCCGCGCTACTGGGGAACGATGGAGCACCCGGGGCTGGTGGCCGTGGGACAGACGCTCGCCCTCATCAAGCCCGAGGACCTCACCGTCGCGCGGCAGCAGTTCTACGTGAACATCGGTGGGCACGAGCTCGGGCACTACTGGTTCGGCGACTACGTCACCATGGGCTGGTGGGACGACACCTGGCTCAACGAGGCGCTCGGCGAGTGGCTCGACGCCAAGCTGACGTCCACGTTCGATCCGAGCTGGAACTTCATGACCGACCGCCTCGTCGAGACCGAGGGCGCGCGCGACAAGGACGGCCTCGCGTCGGCGAAGTCGATCCAGCAGCCCGTGGACACCAAGGTCGCCATCGAGAGCGCCTTCGACGGCGAGCTCACGTACATGAAGGGCAGCTCGGTGCTGCGCATGTTCGAGGAGTGGGTCGGCGAGGATCGCTGGCGCGCCTTCATCCGCAGCTACCTCGCGGCGCACGCGTGGGGAAATGCGACCGCCGGAGATTTTCTGTCGAAGATGTCCGAGTCGCTCTCGCCGCGAGTGGCCGACGCGTTCAAGACGTTCCTCGCGCAGCCGGGCATCCCCGTGGTGCACGCGGAGGTGCATTGCGAAGTCTCGCCGAAGCTCGTGCTCGATCAGACGCGTGACAAGCCGCTGGGTCAGAACGTTCCCGACGCGCTCTGGAAGATCCCCGTCTGCTGGCGGACCGAAGCCGGCCGCAACTGCACGCTGCTCGAGAGCGCGCACGCCGAGGTGCCACTCGCGAGCTGTCCTGCCTGGCTCGTGCCCAATGCAGGCGCGCTCGGCTACTACCGCTCGGCGCTGCCGGCCGCGGCGGCGCAGAAGCTCTTGCCGCACCTCGACCCCGCCGAGCGGGCGCAGCTCGCCGATGACACCGTCGCGCAGGTTCGCGCGGGCCGACTGGGCCTCGCCGATGCGCTCGCGCTGGTGACGCCGCTGGCCGCGACGGGCGAGCGCCACGCGATCTCTGCCTCGCTGGACATCCTCGGTGAGCTCAATCCGACCGAGCTCGATGACGCGCACTACGCGCGCTACGCCGCGTTCGTGGAGAAGACCTACGCGCCGCGCGCGCGTGCCCTGGGCTGGACGCCGCGCGCCGGCGAGAGCACCGACGATGCGCTCTTGCGGCCGATGATCGTCGGGTTGGCGGCAGCCGTCGGCGAAGATCCCCAACTCGTGTCCGAGGCGCAGAAGCTGGCCGACGGCTGGATCCGCACCCGGAGCGGCGTGAACGACGACCTCGTCGACGTGCTGCTCCGCGTGGCCGCGCGCCACGGCGACGCTGCGCTCTTCGCGCGAATCCTGTCCACGCTGCAGAAGCCCGAGCTCGAGCGGCGCGATCGCTCGCGGCTCTTCATGGCCCTGGGCTCGTTCAAGCAAGCCGCGCTGGCGCAGCGCGCGCTGGCGCAGATTCCGGCGTTCGATCTGCGCGAGTCGCTGAGCGCGGGCTGGGCCGTGGCGACCACCCGCGAGACGCGCGAGCTCGCCTGGACCGCGCTGCAGCAGGGCTTCGACACCTGGCGCCCGCGCATGCGCGACGACGAGGTGCAGGGCCTCATCGCGCTCGGCGGCATGGCCTGCAACGCCGCGCGCCGCACCCAGGCCGACGGGTTCTTCCGCGAGCGGGTGAAGAAGATCGACGGCGGGCCGATGACGCTCGAGAACATGCTCGACGCCATGGACGTGTGCATCGCCAACCGCGCCCGCAACGAGGCCGCGGTGCGCGCATTCCTCGCGCCCTGA
- the yhbY gene encoding ribosome assembly RNA-binding protein YhbY, which translates to MSLTGKQRRALRAIGHHLKPVVQVGQDDVTEGVIAAVDEQLVAHELIKVKIGEGASGERDEIGELLAEKTKSELVQVLGRTLLLYRPHPEKPKIQI; encoded by the coding sequence ATGTCCCTCACCGGCAAGCAGCGACGCGCGCTCCGCGCCATCGGTCATCACCTCAAGCCCGTGGTCCAGGTCGGCCAGGACGACGTCACCGAGGGCGTGATCGCCGCCGTCGACGAGCAGCTGGTCGCCCACGAGCTCATCAAGGTGAAGATCGGCGAGGGCGCTTCCGGCGAGCGCGACGAGATCGGCGAGCTGCTCGCGGAGAAGACAAAGAGCGAGCTGGTGCAGGTCCTCGGGCGCACGCTGCTGCTCTACCGGCCGCATCCCGAGAAGCCGAAGATCCAGATCTGA
- a CDS encoding DnaJ domain-containing protein, with the protein MADLEPRTFWVRSENGKTYGPLTISTLDLFVANKVIQGKCQISADGQRFADPGRFPDAREAFPEELWGSTEPLPGLEPPAPVVTPGGRPIPGIDRGRAPPVMNRVVPGARPGSGATPAARPPPTVGPPTVAPAKPASQPSAQRPAAPPIVDATPIVDATPVVDAPPLVDAKPVASADSPVTTGTIGAESIFRIYYRLAAANVAGQLSVTAGGVTYDLSLKKGVPHQVRSSAPQDSVLQYMGEKGLLTADAVAKAESSAPQFGNDAVGAAFALGLVTNPGEFVSALTGHSVGLLRKLFELNEGNYTFDPSAPAPPTAQALGNKWALLIQAARTLKGDEYRRRLGDKLDSPVMKSGNLVTQEELALNAQEARVAAAFDGVRSLAQLADAMGDADLVARVGYVLGELELAGFATNVKLARPESQKAAPPEPAPAPKPAAPPTPAAAPRPPPTVAPAGVPRPPPAVVAAKPAAPPAQGTGPLSGVASTEPAALQAAIVKIEKANHFEVLGLKKDANASQVKMAYLQLVKSFHPDTTPADADPQVRPLREKIFARINDANTMLSDEGTKKTYLEELESGGDEKVDMARIFQAEELFTKACITAKARKYVEAVAMFKQAIQLNDTEAEFHAWLAFTEFMAAPDKKAALGPAMQGIEKALKLLPRCSPAAQFAGQMYKLLGDNANATKWLTKAIELDPKNAEAERELRYMK; encoded by the coding sequence ATGGCAGACCTCGAGCCCCGGACGTTCTGGGTCCGCAGCGAGAACGGCAAGACCTACGGGCCGCTCACCATCTCCACGCTCGACCTGTTCGTCGCCAACAAGGTGATCCAGGGCAAGTGCCAGATCTCCGCCGACGGCCAGCGCTTCGCAGATCCGGGCCGCTTCCCCGACGCGCGCGAGGCCTTCCCCGAAGAGCTCTGGGGCTCGACCGAGCCGTTGCCTGGCCTGGAGCCCCCAGCGCCGGTGGTCACGCCCGGCGGAAGGCCGATCCCCGGTATCGACCGCGGCCGCGCGCCGCCGGTGATGAACCGCGTGGTCCCGGGCGCGCGACCGGGTTCGGGGGCGACGCCCGCCGCCCGACCGCCCCCCACCGTGGGCCCGCCGACGGTGGCTCCGGCAAAACCTGCCTCGCAGCCCAGCGCGCAGAGGCCAGCGGCCCCGCCGATCGTGGACGCGACGCCGATCGTGGATGCCACGCCGGTCGTCGACGCGCCGCCGCTCGTGGACGCGAAGCCCGTCGCCTCCGCCGACTCGCCCGTCACCACCGGCACCATCGGCGCCGAGAGCATCTTCCGCATCTACTACCGGCTGGCGGCCGCCAACGTGGCGGGCCAGCTCAGCGTCACCGCGGGCGGCGTGACCTACGACCTCTCGCTCAAGAAGGGCGTGCCCCACCAGGTGCGCTCCAGCGCCCCGCAGGACTCGGTGCTGCAGTACATGGGCGAGAAGGGCCTGCTCACCGCCGACGCCGTGGCCAAGGCCGAGTCGAGCGCGCCGCAGTTCGGCAACGACGCCGTGGGCGCCGCGTTCGCGCTCGGGCTGGTCACCAACCCGGGCGAGTTCGTGTCCGCGCTCACCGGCCACAGCGTGGGCCTGCTTCGCAAGCTCTTCGAGCTCAACGAGGGCAACTACACCTTCGATCCCTCTGCGCCCGCGCCGCCGACCGCGCAGGCCCTGGGCAACAAGTGGGCGCTCCTGATTCAAGCCGCGCGCACCCTCAAGGGCGACGAATACCGCCGCCGGCTGGGTGACAAGCTCGACTCGCCGGTGATGAAGAGCGGCAACCTGGTCACGCAGGAGGAGCTGGCGCTCAACGCGCAGGAAGCGCGCGTGGCCGCGGCCTTCGACGGCGTGCGCAGCCTGGCCCAGCTGGCCGACGCCATGGGCGACGCGGATCTGGTGGCGCGTGTGGGCTATGTGCTCGGGGAGCTGGAGCTCGCGGGCTTCGCCACCAACGTGAAGCTGGCGCGGCCCGAGAGCCAGAAGGCCGCGCCGCCGGAGCCCGCGCCGGCACCGAAGCCTGCTGCGCCGCCCACGCCGGCCGCTGCGCCGCGTCCGCCGCCGACGGTTGCGCCCGCGGGTGTCCCGAGGCCGCCGCCAGCGGTGGTCGCCGCGAAGCCGGCTGCGCCGCCGGCGCAGGGCACGGGGCCGCTCTCGGGCGTGGCCAGCACCGAACCGGCCGCGCTGCAGGCGGCGATCGTGAAGATCGAGAAGGCGAACCACTTCGAGGTGCTGGGGCTGAAGAAGGACGCCAACGCCAGCCAGGTGAAGATGGCGTACCTCCAATTGGTGAAGTCCTTCCACCCGGACACCACGCCCGCCGACGCAGATCCCCAGGTTCGCCCGCTGCGCGAGAAGATCTTCGCGCGCATCAACGACGCGAACACCATGCTCTCCGACGAGGGCACGAAGAAGACCTACCTCGAGGAGCTGGAGAGCGGCGGCGACGAGAAGGTCGACATGGCGCGCATCTTCCAGGCCGAGGAGCTCTTCACCAAGGCCTGCATCACCGCCAAGGCGCGCAAGTACGTCGAGGCGGTGGCCATGTTCAAGCAGGCCATCCAGCTCAACGACACCGAGGCCGAGTTCCACGCCTGGCTGGCCTTCACCGAGTTCATGGCCGCGCCGGACAAGAAGGCCGCGCTCGGGCCGGCCATGCAGGGCATCGAGAAGGCGCTCAAGCTCTTGCCGCGCTGCTCGCCGGCCGCGCAGTTCGCGGGGCAGATGTACAAGCTGCTCGGCGACAACGCGAACGCGACGAAGTGGCTGACGAAGGCGATCGAGCTCGATCCCAAGAACGCCGAGGCCGAGCGCGAGCTGCGCTACATGAAGTAG
- the hflX gene encoding GTPase HflX translates to MNEIFGNTLGLKSSHMQRLQNTYRRRVGTGEVVTAELARHLTELSKETKRQVGVLISRKGEIEHVIVGNAHKLELPDIGRARAGQARLRGLRLVHTHLHDEPLTKDDLTDLALLRLDVVAAINVLDDGLPGALHVGHLVPEGDGGSLWTTETFRDVYGDQPHVPELCASLEDEFARKVSAKRVRGQTTAILVSVGLGDRYSAEWSQSELRELARTAGLTVLDEVLQMRREVDPRYLIGRGKLDDLVLRSMQLMADMIVFDKNLSPSQARHIADVTSLKILDRTQLILDIFAQRAQSAEGKLQVELAQLRYLLPRLAGSDDSLSRLAGGIGGRGPGETKLEIDRRRVRERINSLERKIDQLGNDRAVRRSKRNREGLPIISIVGYTNAGKSTLLNRLTKSSVLAENALFATLDPTSRRLRFPREREVIITDTVGFIRDLPPDLVTAFRATLDELADADLLLHVIDAADPDQQNQTHAVERILGELNLMEKPRLKVFNKADALPPMQAENLARVSNGVAISATSGEGLQELLARAERVLWSEGKVAELPRPASAAPEAEHDVA, encoded by the coding sequence TTGAACGAAATCTTCGGCAACACGCTCGGCCTCAAGTCGAGCCACATGCAGCGCCTGCAGAACACCTATCGCCGCCGCGTGGGCACGGGTGAGGTCGTGACCGCCGAGCTGGCGCGTCACCTCACCGAGCTCAGCAAGGAGACCAAGCGCCAGGTGGGCGTGCTCATCAGCCGCAAGGGCGAGATCGAGCACGTGATCGTGGGCAACGCGCACAAGCTCGAGCTCCCCGACATCGGCCGCGCGCGCGCCGGCCAGGCCCGCCTCCGCGGCCTGCGCCTCGTGCACACCCACCTGCACGACGAGCCGCTGACGAAGGACGACCTCACCGACCTCGCGCTGCTGCGGCTGGACGTGGTGGCGGCGATCAACGTGCTCGACGACGGCCTGCCCGGCGCGCTCCACGTGGGCCACCTGGTTCCCGAGGGCGACGGCGGCTCGCTCTGGACGACCGAGACCTTCCGCGACGTCTACGGCGATCAGCCGCACGTGCCCGAGCTCTGCGCGTCGCTCGAGGACGAGTTCGCGCGCAAGGTCTCGGCCAAGCGCGTGCGCGGCCAGACCACGGCCATCCTCGTGAGCGTGGGCCTCGGCGACCGCTACTCCGCCGAGTGGAGCCAGAGCGAGCTCCGCGAGCTGGCGCGCACCGCGGGCCTCACCGTGCTCGACGAGGTGCTCCAGATGCGCCGCGAGGTGGATCCGCGCTACCTCATCGGCCGCGGCAAGCTCGACGACCTGGTGCTCCGCTCCATGCAGCTCATGGCGGACATGATCGTCTTCGACAAGAACCTCTCGCCCAGCCAGGCGCGCCACATCGCCGACGTGACGAGCTTGAAGATCCTCGACCGCACCCAGCTCATCCTCGACATCTTCGCGCAGCGCGCGCAGAGCGCCGAAGGCAAGCTGCAGGTCGAGCTGGCGCAGCTCAGGTACCTCTTGCCGCGGCTCGCAGGCAGCGACGACTCGCTCTCGCGCTTGGCCGGCGGCATCGGCGGACGCGGCCCCGGCGAGACCAAGCTGGAGATCGACCGCCGCCGCGTGCGCGAGCGCATCAACTCCCTCGAGCGCAAGATCGACCAGCTCGGCAACGACCGCGCGGTGCGCCGCAGCAAGCGCAACCGCGAGGGCCTGCCCATCATCTCCATCGTCGGCTACACCAACGCGGGCAAGAGCACCTTGCTCAACCGGCTCACCAAGAGCTCGGTGCTCGCCGAGAACGCGCTCTTCGCCACGCTGGATCCCACGAGCCGCCGGCTGCGCTTCCCGCGCGAGCGCGAGGTGATCATCACCGACACCGTGGGCTTCATCCGCGATCTGCCGCCGGATCTGGTGACCGCCTTCCGGGCCACCCTGGACGAGCTCGCCGACGCGGATCTGCTCCTGCACGTCATCGACGCCGCGGATCCGGATCAGCAGAACCAGACCCACGCCGTCGAGCGAATCCTGGGCGAGCTGAACTTGATGGAGAAGCCGCGCCTCAAGGTCTTCAACAAGGCCGACGCCCTCCCGCCGATGCAGGCCGAGAACCTGGCGCGCGTCTCCAACGGCGTGGCCATCTCCGCCACGAGCGGCGAGGGGCTCCAGGAGCTGCTGGCGCGGGCCGAGCGCGTGCTCTGGAGCGAGGGCAAGGTGGCGGAGCTCCCGCGCCCTGCTTCCGCTGCGCCTGAGGCCGAGCACGACGTGGCGTAG